From the Wolbachia endosymbiont (group B) of Protocalliphora azurea genome, one window contains:
- a CDS encoding DEAD/DEAH box helicase, with protein MSSISNQEKQSIISSLEKINCKLKGESIKLDDTKESIIVARRKPVVEEALEHLRNPSTTNCNVLIDAETGFGKTYDIGMWSHVLAQAGFHHLVAVPNSDLVNQAKKMMSSAFTVNIRTPKTAEEIKNALQETEPTIIIITHDLLLQQENDRKLKDQNTKLWISVDEADSINKQQDFENMCKLDEKYPTTYLTATPKRRILNRCGKVISPTRLSRRCIANAIETASVIAKTNRRANFNQAFAVNVTTSIISLAILFPIINSNVAAVIGLTSDYWLYSALIGNLYYTISMFIFGIVMLPIWWVLTKATGVESKELLSRFLANVRSLFTREKSSPAHEYVEESEEVFNYNKLVDTDDLLTSIRWNVQSPIGESALLLADDVNSIVNLNFALQGRDNLVYEGSTRYEVYNKFQPEGMSYQDYRLKLREANFISCVKKQHPSLTEEQISELKEKVDFSSTAEYLKYRVMHSMIDLTLSYLMKCDNITLDKKRREGLSELIEDVKKNVSTTNDNNIISYLERKGFSEQFARDELLLQIKTVIEALSKSDNEQCSLIVDNWRLSKELHDLMEREEGILHSLIDFCKQNKCIFAGIGKNDLGIGENRPFSAIIRNQIGKYRTIYCDYEKRDFDSLAKYALTTVIDGSKGRGFDSEYNHVASIFADSVSQFNNPSEALQNLGRNRERNESRQSWFFAAAGEEVELFVNKILANFKKEPQKFCQKVLFPATNKYNKLLKNRMGEELGRKIEIYISKNIDALGNIDDSALKKFSSDLIKETYEKVHDINDFDVKKTEQDLHRILKSTEAYLRSYENRIKNNGKLSCTRSALFSVGSAITKVMYYLWAGFDYLVFLAKAYNIDKSGDTSARAYVHIIRNCHCESSVKAQNVLVHALEIAKEHDSSFKRNSLYEGNEDRCKEKIISYFQSKQYIRALDRTIAQIENEHLAAILKAVGYRGDTDKMAQEIKDFLSDLKKLDCVKFREKYYQGDLYQESKLCKINDRISMVINEVVRCHKWRHGIENLELKLKNGHNIFDVRVNNDFSKLREKNFNKRSKERTYLGRAMLLIGFIISMELIGRISSGQTMQLPLLCGFIVFGPLALLCGALLYEITTYLVRGAFFIFGVPILLGELSKCVLRNGSMKSLLDMTLSLGNSAFLNIPKDIVQSFIFEDITKFDSLSDINELTLIREQEKAKCTNEVADKVVSTALSAILIQPTTSEQEGLVFN; from the coding sequence GTGAGTTCCATCAGCAATCAAGAAAAGCAAAGTATTATAAGTAGCTTAGAAAAAATCAACTGCAAGCTAAAAGGTGAATCTATAAAACTTGATGATACAAAGGAATCTATAATAGTAGCACGTCGTAAACCTGTTGTTGAAGAGGCATTAGAACATTTACGCAACCCTTCTACTACTAACTGTAATGTTCTGATCGATGCAGAAACTGGGTTTGGCAAGACTTACGATATTGGAATGTGGAGCCATGTACTAGCCCAAGCAGGGTTTCATCATCTGGTTGCAGTACCAAACAGTGATCTAGTAAACCAAGCTAAAAAAATGATGAGTAGTGCATTTACTGTAAACATTAGGACACCCAAAACTGCTGAGGAAATTAAAAATGCACTGCAGGAAACTGAACCTACAATAATTATAATAACACATGACCTGCTATTACAGCAAGAAAATGATCGGAAATTAAAAGACCAAAATACCAAGTTGTGGATTAGTGTTGATGAAGCAGACAGTATTAATAAGCAGCAGGATTTTGAGAACATGTGCAAGCTTGATGAGAAATATCCTACGACTTACCTCACTGCAACACCAAAGAGAAGGATTTTAAATAGATGCGGAAAAGTTATCAGCCCGACAAGATTGAGTAGACGTTGTATTGCAAACGCTATCGAAACAGCAAGTGTTATTGCAAAAACCAATAGAAGAGCAAATTTCAATCAAGCGTTTGCAGTTAATGTTACTACCTCCATAATATCTTTAGCTATATTGTTTCCTATTATAAATAGTAATGTTGCTGCCGTAATTGGTCTCACTTCAGATTATTGGCTGTATTCTGCTTTGATTGGAAACTTATATTATACAATTTCTATGTTTATATTTGGTATAGTAATGTTGCCAATTTGGTGGGTACTAACTAAAGCAACTGGTGTAGAGTCAAAAGAACTGCTTTCTAGATTTCTTGCTAACGTGCGTAGCTTATTTACTAGAGAAAAATCGAGCCCAGCTCATGAATATGTTGAAGAGAGCGAAGAAGTTTTTAATTACAATAAGCTTGTTGATACCGATGATTTATTAACTTCTATAAGATGGAATGTGCAAAGCCCAATTGGAGAAAGTGCTCTGCTTTTAGCTGATGATGTAAATAGTATAGTTAATCTTAACTTTGCGTTGCAGGGTAGAGATAATTTAGTATATGAAGGTAGTACACGTTATGAAGTGTATAATAAATTTCAGCCTGAAGGGATGTCTTATCAAGACTATAGGCTCAAGTTACGCGAAGCGAACTTTATAAGCTGCGTTAAAAAGCAACATCCTAGTCTGACAGAAGAGCAGATATCTGAATTAAAAGAAAAGGTGGATTTCAGTAGTACTGCTGAATATCTAAAATATAGAGTAATGCATTCAATGATCGATCTTACTCTCTCATATTTAATGAAGTGTGATAATATTACTTTAGATAAAAAAAGAAGAGAAGGTTTGAGTGAATTGATAGAAGATGTTAAAAAGAATGTTAGCACCACTAATGATAACAATATTATAAGCTACCTAGAGAGAAAAGGCTTTAGTGAGCAATTTGCTAGAGATGAGCTCTTACTGCAAATAAAGACAGTAATTGAAGCACTGAGTAAAAGTGATAATGAGCAATGCAGCTTAATAGTTGATAATTGGCGCTTAAGCAAAGAGCTCCATGACCTCATGGAAAGAGAGGAAGGTATACTACATAGTCTCATTGATTTCTGCAAACAAAATAAATGTATCTTTGCAGGAATTGGGAAAAATGATCTTGGTATTGGAGAAAATAGACCCTTTTCAGCGATAATACGTAATCAAATAGGTAAATATCGAACTATTTATTGTGATTATGAAAAAAGAGATTTTGATTCATTGGCTAAATATGCGTTGACAACGGTTATAGATGGATCGAAAGGTCGTGGATTTGATAGTGAATATAATCATGTTGCATCAATATTTGCAGATTCGGTTAGTCAGTTCAATAATCCATCTGAAGCCCTACAGAATCTTGGAAGAAATAGAGAGCGTAATGAGAGCAGACAATCATGGTTTTTCGCTGCTGCAGGTGAAGAAGTTGAGCTATTTGTGAATAAGATCTTAGCAAATTTTAAAAAGGAACCACAGAAATTTTGTCAGAAAGTTTTGTTTCCAGCTACTAATAAATACAATAAGTTGCTAAAAAATAGAATGGGAGAAGAACTTGGAAGAAAAATAGAAATCTATATTAGTAAAAATATTGATGCATTAGGAAATATTGATGATTCAGCTCTGAAGAAGTTTTCTAGTGATTTGATAAAAGAAACGTATGAAAAAGTTCATGATATAAATGATTTTGATGTCAAAAAGACAGAACAAGATTTACATAGGATTTTAAAAAGTACAGAGGCATACCTTCGTTCATATGAGAACAGAATTAAAAACAACGGTAAATTATCTTGCACACGCTCAGCTTTATTTTCTGTGGGGAGTGCTATAACAAAGGTAATGTATTATCTTTGGGCAGGGTTTGACTATTTAGTCTTTTTGGCTAAAGCGTACAATATAGATAAATCTGGAGATACCAGTGCAAGAGCGTATGTACACATAATCAGAAACTGTCACTGTGAAAGTAGTGTGAAGGCGCAAAATGTATTGGTTCATGCATTAGAAATTGCCAAAGAACATGACAGCAGTTTCAAAAGAAATAGTTTGTACGAAGGCAATGAGGATAGATGTAAAGAAAAAATCATCTCATATTTTCAATCCAAGCAATATATACGTGCATTAGATAGAACAATTGCTCAAATTGAAAATGAACACTTAGCAGCAATTTTGAAAGCTGTAGGCTACAGAGGTGATACTGATAAAATGGCACAAGAAATTAAAGATTTTTTATCTGATTTAAAGAAATTAGACTGTGTGAAATTTAGAGAAAAGTATTATCAAGGAGATTTATATCAAGAAAGCAAATTATGCAAGATCAATGATCGAATTAGTATGGTAATTAATGAAGTTGTAAGGTGCCATAAGTGGCGTCATGGAATAGAGAACTTGGAGCTCAAATTAAAAAATGGCCATAATATTTTTGACGTAAGAGTCAATAATGATTTTTCTAAGTTACGTGAGAAAAACTTTAACAAACGCTCTAAAGAAAGGACATATCTAGGTAGAGCTATGTTACTTATTGGGTTTATAATTTCAATGGAGCTTATAGGTAGAATATCATCAGGTCAGACCATGCAATTGCCTTTACTTTGCGGTTTTATAGTATTTGGACCACTGGCACTCTTGTGTGGTGCATTGTTATATGAAATAACGACCTATTTAGTGAGAGGAGCATTTTTTATTTTTGGAGTGCCAATTCTTTTAGGAGAACTGTCTAAATGTGTTTTGAGAAACGGCTCAATGAAAAGTTTGTTAGATATGACATTATCGCTTGGTAACTCGGCTTTTCTCAATATTCCGAAAGACATCGTGCAATCGTTTATATTTGAGGATATAACAAAATTTGACTCACTAAGTGATATAAATGAGCTTACACTGATAAGAGAACAGGAAAAGGCAAAGTGTACAAATGAAGTAGCTGATAAAGTTGTATCTACTGCTTTATCTGCAATTTTGATACAGCCAACAACTAGTGAGCAGGAAGGTTTAGTTTTTAACTAG
- the tsaD gene encoding tRNA (adenosine(37)-N6)-threonylcarbamoyltransferase complex transferase subunit TsaD — protein sequence MKTILAIETSCDETAVAIVNSDKQVLANEILSQVEHKKCGGVIPEIASRAHMKHLSGLIKSAMEKSNLNFCDLDAIAATSGPGLIGGLIIGTMMAKAIAHVTQKPFIAVNHLEAHALVVRLLYEVEFPFLVLLISGGHCQFLIAQDVGKYIKLGETLDDSLGEAFDKVAKTLGLSYPGGPLIEELAKKGDGMRFKLPRAMIKRSGCDLSFSGIKTAVKNLAREFVMSEQDVCDMCASFQECISDILLDRVRNAIGIAVSLNIKINDFVITGGVAANNFLKERLKKHIDLNVLSPPSNLCTDNAVMVGWTGIERLQRSYVDSLDFAPRPKWELEKYY from the coding sequence ATGAAAACCATTTTAGCGATTGAAACAAGTTGCGATGAAACTGCAGTTGCGATTGTAAATAGTGATAAGCAAGTGCTTGCTAACGAAATTCTTTCTCAGGTAGAGCACAAAAAGTGCGGTGGAGTGATTCCTGAAATAGCATCACGTGCTCATATGAAGCATTTAAGTGGTTTAATAAAAAGTGCTATGGAAAAATCTAACCTTAACTTTTGTGATCTAGATGCAATTGCAGCAACATCAGGACCAGGACTCATAGGTGGATTAATAATTGGTACAATGATGGCTAAAGCAATTGCACACGTAACACAAAAACCGTTTATTGCAGTTAATCACTTAGAAGCACATGCGTTAGTTGTTAGGCTACTATATGAGGTTGAATTTCCGTTTTTAGTCCTGCTGATATCAGGTGGTCACTGCCAATTTTTAATTGCACAGGATGTAGGTAAATACATCAAACTTGGAGAAACGCTTGATGACTCATTAGGAGAAGCATTTGACAAAGTCGCTAAAACGCTGGGTCTAAGCTATCCGGGAGGTCCATTAATTGAAGAGTTAGCTAAAAAAGGTGATGGTATGAGATTTAAGCTGCCAAGAGCAATGATAAAACGTTCTGGATGTGACCTTTCATTTTCTGGAATTAAAACAGCGGTAAAAAACTTAGCACGAGAATTTGTAATGAGTGAACAGGATGTGTGTGATATGTGTGCTTCGTTTCAAGAGTGTATTAGCGACATATTACTCGATAGAGTCAGAAATGCTATTGGTATCGCTGTATCTTTAAATATTAAAATCAATGATTTTGTAATTACTGGTGGAGTTGCAGCAAATAATTTCCTGAAAGAGAGATTAAAAAAGCACATAGACTTGAACGTGCTTTCTCCTCCAAGCAATTTATGTACAGACAATGCAGTGATGGTTGGATGGACAGGAATTGAAAGGTTACAGAGAAGCTATGTAGACTCTCTTGACTTTGCACCAAGGCCAAAGTGGGAATTAGAAAAATATTACTAG
- a CDS encoding ankyrin repeat domain-containing protein produces the protein MFKNKFDTVISVFKAKSSTSAKTLSSGLFVAGNVVMARAISEIDLSSLQGNSEDKVNKQDLIIIYDYINKVTQEENYNICTNNLDCIKSRILAENISDSLAEKFRQDGWNIISNDGSSLLTVAIERIRKEQKKNRNYDIHVEIAVSLILSMGRELIIKLENFADSNDKTLLHYLAESGKEDILCFVIENSNFDIKEAVRNKDRDGKTPLHYAAKSGNKECLKILIENEADFSCTTNNKTELHYAARSGSPNLLEYLKEILTAKGIFDREKIKTDKYGNNALHYAVQSGNAECIKFFIDNQVQFLKNKYNENPFHKIVGNSETQENAINFLIEHLKFLGRRKSEINQENVDGNTPLHIAAKHGNNQLMKLFTQSGAKIVQNKQGNTPLHIAIIHGNSYCIDLFYENIGNSILQSKGDYGRDLVHLAAMYGKYDCLTSLLKKFPDYDLSTETHKGNMALHLALSSNTETELRKKCVSLLIDRSMQVNKSNNEGNTPLHFAAQLDLSFLSMIEKKLEEKKFDVYQEVLRENSNGDTVFHMAARVGNKSCLEHLFKKERVGEILSKKNKDGQTLLHLSILSGRVECVKYLVKKSPKGIFLEQNTQKKLLFAAILSGNKECLEFVSKELVGKKVAASIKVLYDENDNTPLHMAALANDIEFPQYVIESIAKSTIRNTVPLFNTNSQGLIPLHLAAMSLNAELIEYFMKDNHYPYNKKMLNVVSKSGRTALHYLVMSDNDFEKTINEDFKQGQFLKKLVLEKRKQNEHLREKAIKALFYLTISTGEKTLNEKINFDIKDNAKKTALDYAFKHGDTNILRLFLDFFYEIRENKKRKYDKLNMEDQERSKKLLDYYNLAMSISSVIISVCIKYNNAESEKEEIPTWISIAFSSISFLLILYNLVIGLQKEPVKRKIENYTEKMNRIEEATGKLAKTKVGDHDLEEYNSILELLIKNAEDISRLENELYKFTHETRLESKDKLNISPQKMSRGGSALLCSNKSLEGRKSSPVLNDLTAKLSLCSRRNSRVQNTMDKLDNPSCVITINENSEIKPKAPKNKFKNVATKLKIGNIFSKKKEDLIASSSLSEGANHENITKMNEENCGLIKRFGDTNGYSIFSTPFNPSSSTSREECGNNHSAARHVSYGSANNPVSDKEVSKSPSLILSNFEEGITVDCFKFERYRPRVYSSPSCVRKRAITARSLEYVILPDHIERGK, from the coding sequence ATGTTCAAAAATAAATTTGACACAGTTATTAGTGTTTTCAAAGCTAAATCTAGTACAAGCGCAAAGACACTCAGTTCAGGTTTATTTGTTGCGGGAAACGTTGTTATGGCCAGAGCAATTAGTGAGATAGACCTCTCTTCATTACAAGGCAATTCAGAAGATAAAGTCAATAAGCAAGACCTAATAATCATATATGATTATATTAATAAAGTAACTCAAGAAGAAAACTATAATATATGTACTAATAATCTTGATTGTATAAAAAGCAGGATTTTAGCAGAAAATATAAGTGATTCATTAGCTGAAAAATTTCGTCAAGATGGATGGAATATAATAAGTAATGATGGTTCTTCGCTATTAACAGTGGCTATTGAAAGAATTAGGAAAGAACAAAAGAAAAATAGGAATTATGATATTCATGTTGAAATAGCTGTATCTCTAATTCTTAGTATGGGCAGAGAATTGATTATAAAATTGGAGAATTTTGCAGATAGTAATGATAAAACACTTCTACATTATTTAGCTGAGTCGGGTAAAGAAGATATTTTATGTTTTGTGATAGAAAATTCTAATTTTGACATTAAAGAAGCAGTAAGGAATAAAGATAGAGATGGTAAAACACCACTACACTATGCGGCTAAATCTGGCAATAAAGAATGCTTGAAAATTCTCATAGAAAATGAAGCAGATTTTAGTTGCACTACCAATAATAAAACCGAGTTACACTATGCTGCCAGAAGCGGAAGTCCTAACCTCCTAGAATATTTAAAAGAAATATTGACAGCAAAAGGAATTTTTGATAGGGAGAAAATTAAAACAGATAAATATGGAAATAACGCATTACACTATGCTGTGCAATCTGGAAATGCTGAGTGCATAAAATTCTTCATTGATAATCAAGTACAATTTTTAAAAAATAAATATAATGAGAATCCTTTTCATAAGATTGTAGGTAACTCAGAAACTCAAGAAAATGCCATAAATTTTCTTATAGAGCATCTAAAATTTTTAGGTAGACGAAAAAGTGAAATTAATCAAGAAAATGTAGATGGTAACACCCCATTGCATATAGCTGCAAAACATGGAAATAACCAGCTAATGAAATTGTTTACTCAATCAGGTGCAAAAATTGTTCAGAATAAACAAGGTAACACCCCCTTACATATTGCTATTATACATGGTAATTCATATTGTATAGACCTATTTTATGAAAATATAGGAAATAGCATACTTCAATCCAAAGGTGATTATGGAAGAGATCTTGTACATTTAGCTGCAATGTACGGGAAGTATGATTGTCTAACATCTTTACTCAAGAAATTTCCTGATTACGATTTAAGCACAGAAACACACAAAGGAAATATGGCCCTACACTTAGCTCTATCGAGTAATACAGAAACAGAACTAAGAAAAAAATGTGTGAGTCTATTAATAGACAGAAGCATGCAAGTAAATAAGAGTAATAATGAAGGAAACACCCCTTTACATTTTGCTGCCCAACTTGATTTATCGTTTTTAAGCATGATAGAAAAAAAGTTGGAAGAGAAGAAATTTGACGTTTATCAAGAGGTTTTGCGTGAGAATAGCAACGGTGACACCGTCTTTCATATGGCAGCACGTGTTGGTAATAAATCATGCCTTGAGCACCTTTTTAAAAAAGAGAGAGTGGGAGAAATATTAAGTAAGAAAAATAAGGATGGACAAACTTTACTACACTTATCTATCCTCAGTGGAAGAGTAGAATGCGTTAAGTATTTGGTAAAAAAAAGCCCAAAGGGTATTTTTTTAGAACAAAATACACAAAAAAAGTTGTTATTTGCAGCTATTTTGAGCGGCAATAAGGAATGTCTTGAATTTGTGTCAAAAGAACTTGTAGGTAAAAAGGTGGCTGCTAGCATCAAAGTGTTATATGATGAAAATGACAATACACCGTTACACATGGCTGCTCTTGCCAACGACATAGAATTCCCTCAGTATGTTATTGAAAGTATTGCTAAGTCAACTATTAGGAACACAGTACCACTTTTTAACACAAACAGTCAAGGGCTTATACCTCTACATTTAGCTGCCATGAGCCTTAATGCTGAGTTAATAGAATATTTTATGAAAGATAATCATTACCCCTATAATAAGAAAATGTTAAATGTTGTATCTAAATCTGGAAGAACAGCATTACACTATCTTGTAATGAGTGATAATGATTTTGAAAAAACTATAAATGAGGATTTTAAGCAAGGTCAATTTTTGAAAAAGTTAGTTTTAGAAAAGCGTAAACAAAATGAGCACTTAAGGGAAAAAGCTATTAAAGCCTTATTCTACCTAACAATCAGCACCGGAGAGAAAACTTTAAATGAAAAGATAAATTTTGATATAAAGGATAATGCAAAAAAAACAGCTTTAGATTATGCTTTTAAACATGGTGACACAAATATCTTGAGGTTATTTTTAGATTTCTTTTATGAAATAAGGGAAAACAAAAAAAGGAAATATGATAAACTTAATATGGAAGATCAAGAAAGAAGCAAAAAGCTTCTAGACTACTATAATCTGGCCATGTCAATATCAAGTGTGATTATTTCTGTTTGCATTAAGTATAATAATGCAGAATCTGAAAAGGAAGAAATTCCTACCTGGATTTCCATTGCATTTTCTTCGATATCATTTTTACTTATCTTATACAACTTAGTGATTGGCCTTCAAAAAGAACCTGTTAAACGTAAGATAGAAAACTATACTGAAAAAATGAACAGAATTGAAGAGGCTACAGGAAAGTTAGCTAAGACAAAAGTAGGGGATCATGATTTGGAGGAATACAACTCAATATTGGAACTATTAATAAAGAATGCAGAAGATATTTCACGATTGGAAAATGAACTTTACAAGTTTACGCATGAAACTAGATTAGAGAGTAAAGACAAACTCAATATTTCTCCTCAGAAAATGAGTAGGGGTGGTAGTGCACTACTATGTTCGAATAAGTCTTTAGAAGGTAGAAAAAGTTCACCTGTTTTGAATGATTTAACAGCAAAACTTAGTCTGTGTTCAAGACGCAACAGTAGAGTACAAAATACAATGGACAAGTTAGATAATCCATCATGTGTAATTACTATAAATGAGAATTCAGAAATTAAACCAAAAGCTCCGAAAAACAAATTCAAGAATGTTGCAACTAAGCTAAAAATAGGCAATATCTTTAGTAAGAAAAAAGAAGATCTTATCGCTTCATCAAGCTTATCAGAAGGTGCTAATCACGAGAATATTACAAAAATGAATGAAGAAAACTGTGGGTTGATAAAACGATTTGGTGATACCAATGGGTATTCAATATTTTCGACTCCTTTTAATCCAAGCAGTTCAACCTCAAGAGAAGAGTGTGGTAACAATCATAGTGCAGCGCGTCATGTGAGTTATGGTAGTGCAAATAATCCTGTGAGTGATAAGGAAGTTAGTAAATCTCCATCTCTAATACTTTCTAACTTTGAGGAGGGGATTACTGTTGACTGTTTTAAATTCGAAAGATATAGACCAAGGGTATATTCAAGTCCATCTTGTGTGAGAAAAAGAGCAATTACAGCTAGATCATTGGAATATGTAATACTTCCTGATCATATAGAAAGAGGAAAATAG
- a CDS encoding sensor histidine kinase, with product MYKLSKLIFTTLKTNRYTKIISLFLLIFVVLLGTIYRSYSLKNNFLSFYRNSNANLKDLLENSIIKKYHYLLIEKHHIKYNSFDYINQLVKLRAELLQSVSKVRNFSLILYDQNARVIFSNFNTQGHDYDQLLTNDEIDKLLSNQEIFYATGNTLTSTFPIFHEDDIKPSFFLKIIQSYNDSYIMVYSLFSILMGLLLVILILIMLYLHFSNTQMLAKQHKTNIELQRVKEALEQENANKIKFFASVTHELRTPLNAIIGFAKLIKNETLGSVDHSKYKEYVDDIYNAGTHLLALINDVLDFSKAESSSLTVEKVKFNLNKIIDSCLKMLSPKLKETGISLKKEISDKQLLVIADPKRMKQVIINLLSNAIKFTPQGGLIRMIIKENIEKNLLTIEFHDNGIGIMQQDIYKVMSVFGQADSGYRNEGTGIGLPLSKKLVELMGGTFNIQSEAKLGTTITLSFFYEEQTCEKLIDF from the coding sequence ATGTATAAATTAAGTAAATTAATTTTTACTACACTAAAAACAAATAGATATACAAAAATTATCTCGCTATTCTTATTAATTTTTGTGGTTTTATTGGGCACAATATACCGCAGTTATTCATTAAAGAATAATTTTCTTTCTTTTTACCGTAATTCAAATGCAAACTTAAAAGATCTATTGGAAAATAGTATAATAAAAAAATATCATTATTTACTAATAGAAAAACATCATATTAAATATAACAGTTTTGATTACATAAACCAGTTGGTAAAATTGCGTGCTGAATTGTTACAATCAGTAAGCAAAGTAAGAAATTTTAGCTTAATACTGTATGATCAAAATGCCAGAGTAATTTTCAGTAATTTTAATACTCAAGGTCATGACTATGACCAGTTGCTTACAAATGATGAAATTGATAAATTGCTAAGCAATCAAGAAATATTTTACGCTACAGGAAATACATTAACTTCTACTTTCCCTATATTTCATGAAGATGACATTAAGCCTTCATTTTTTTTGAAGATCATTCAAAGCTATAATGACTCTTATATTATGGTATATAGTCTATTTTCAATATTAATGGGCTTATTACTGGTTATCTTAATACTAATAATGCTTTATTTGCACTTTTCCAATACCCAAATGCTAGCCAAGCAGCATAAAACTAATATTGAATTACAAAGGGTTAAAGAGGCATTAGAGCAAGAAAATGCAAATAAGATAAAATTTTTTGCAAGTGTTACACATGAGTTGCGTACACCTCTTAATGCTATTATTGGATTTGCAAAGTTGATCAAAAATGAAACTTTAGGTTCTGTAGATCACTCTAAATACAAGGAATACGTAGACGATATATATAATGCTGGTACACATTTACTTGCTTTGATTAATGATGTGCTCGATTTTTCTAAAGCTGAATCAAGTAGTTTAACAGTAGAGAAAGTGAAGTTTAATCTGAATAAGATAATAGATTCGTGCTTAAAAATGTTATCACCTAAACTAAAAGAAACAGGGATTAGTTTAAAGAAAGAGATATCTGATAAACAATTATTAGTTATCGCCGATCCCAAAAGAATGAAGCAAGTTATAATAAATTTGTTATCAAATGCAATCAAGTTCACTCCTCAAGGTGGTTTAATAAGAATGATTATTAAAGAGAATATAGAAAAAAATTTATTAACTATTGAGTTTCATGATAATGGAATAGGGATAATGCAGCAGGACATATATAAAGTTATGTCCGTTTTTGGCCAAGCAGATTCGGGATATAGAAACGAAGGCACAGGTATCGGATTACCTCTAAGCAAGAAATTAGTAGAGTTAATGGGTGGGACTTTCAACATTCAAAGTGAAGCAAAACTTGGTACTACGATAACATTGAGCTTCTTTTATGAAGAGCAAACATGTGAAAAGTTGATTGATTTTTAG
- a CDS encoding aspartate aminotransferase family protein, protein MTISPILPVYSPININFSYGKGIYLYDIDNKRYIDFHSGIAVSSLGHANPRLTDVLKLQGEKLWHISNTYNISTANKFAENLINNSFANTVFFANSGSEAVECGLKIARAYQNGKGNKNRYRILTFHGAFHGRTFLTCATNDRQKFSELLNPYIDWCDNIEPNIESVKKAISNGIGVILIEPIQGQGGIKVMSEVFMKELRELCNENDILLFFDCVQCGAGRTGKLFASEHIGIKPDICALAKGIGGGFPLGACLATEKVAKYMAVGMHGSTFGGNPLATSVGNAVLDELLGPGFLENVEVRGKSLKNKLEDLASKFPMIEEVRGKGLMLGIKVKMNNQKFAEELSHRGLLTVGVTSDNVVRILPPLIITEKEIDEGIEILTQYLSEKF, encoded by the coding sequence ATGACAATTTCTCCTATCTTGCCAGTTTATTCTCCTATTAACATAAATTTTTCTTATGGCAAAGGTATTTACTTGTATGATATCGATAATAAGCGCTATATAGATTTTCACTCTGGAATAGCTGTTAGCAGTTTAGGTCATGCCAACCCACGATTAACTGATGTCCTAAAATTACAAGGAGAAAAACTATGGCATATATCAAATACCTATAATATATCTACTGCCAACAAATTTGCAGAAAATTTAATAAACAACAGCTTTGCTAATACTGTATTTTTTGCAAATTCTGGATCAGAAGCAGTGGAATGTGGACTTAAAATCGCTAGGGCCTATCAAAATGGAAAAGGTAATAAAAATCGCTATAGAATTCTAACATTTCATGGTGCATTTCATGGAAGGACATTTTTAACTTGTGCAACAAACGATAGACAGAAATTTTCTGAATTACTGAATCCTTATATTGACTGGTGTGATAACATAGAGCCCAATATTGAGAGTGTAAAGAAAGCAATTTCTAATGGCATAGGTGTTATATTAATAGAACCAATACAGGGACAAGGTGGTATTAAAGTAATGAGTGAAGTCTTCATGAAAGAGCTAAGAGAACTATGTAACGAAAACGACATACTGCTATTTTTTGATTGCGTTCAGTGCGGTGCTGGCAGGACAGGAAAGTTATTTGCATCTGAACACATAGGAATTAAGCCTGACATATGTGCTCTTGCAAAAGGAATAGGAGGAGGTTTCCCTCTGGGGGCTTGTCTTGCAACTGAAAAGGTTGCTAAGTACATGGCGGTCGGTATGCATGGTTCTACTTTTGGTGGTAATCCACTTGCAACTTCAGTAGGTAATGCTGTATTGGATGAATTGCTCGGCCCTGGCTTCTTAGAAAATGTTGAAGTTAGAGGTAAGTCTTTAAAAAACAAACTAGAGGACTTAGCAAGCAAGTTTCCAATGATAGAAGAAGTGAGAGGAAAAGGGTTGATGCTAGGAATAAAAGTAAAAATGAATAACCAAAAATTTGCAGAAGAGCTAAGTCACCGTGGTTTACTCACTGTTGGAGTAACATCAGATAACGTTGTAAGAATCTTGCCTCCACTCATTATCACTGAAAAAGAGATTGATGAAGGCATTGAAATCCTCACTCAGTATTTATCTGAAAAGTTCTAG